The following proteins are encoded in a genomic region of Corythoichthys intestinalis isolate RoL2023-P3 chromosome 5, ASM3026506v1, whole genome shotgun sequence:
- the fjx1 gene encoding four-jointed box protein 1 — translation MRVLTSNFFALLFLGAFAGVFYVWSSLEDRLERHKRGFTVPGGGSFYPKLPVDLSAKTFRTLLAVPAAHRTQIKVGNISEKPAGGHHDNVNGNKTTSLAGPLEFDSPVEDGVFWSTWLEDLVPVGFPEEYARAWRERARESRVVKLEPGCGRVSNQLATFADGSKACVRYGINADQVQGETLTYYLACLLGIPNVPPLVLSQLNTYSEQWGEVRTRVSALQWSEHTVVSLTVWLSNLSGVVTPAPLRPEKSGLHRELRNKTTEELVELVQWSDLILFDYISANFDRLVSNLFSLQWDARVMERDTNNLLKAPRGDLVFIDNEAGLVHGFRVLSMWEQYHQTVLSSVCVFRKKTAQRVAELHQRRDVRKRLLELYRESEPLAAKLGFLSDDHAAILQDRIDRVYKQILRCKEKYGKL, via the coding sequence ATGAGGGTTCTGACATCCAACTTCTTCGCGCTGCTCTTCCTGGGCGCATTTGCGGGCGTTTTCTACGTGTGGAGCTCACTCGAGGACCGCTTGGAACGACACAAACGGGGATTCACGGTCCCGGGCGGTGGGTCGTTCTACCCCAAACTCCCCGTGGATCTTTCCGCTAAAACTTTTCGCACTCTTCTCGCTGTCCCGGCGGCACATCGTACCCAAATCAAGGTTGGCAACATAAGTGAGAAACCAGCGGGAGGTCACCATGACAATGTGAATGGGAATAAGACGACCTCATTGGCGGGGCCGCTCGAGTTTGACTCCCCCGTGGAGGATGGCGTATTTTGGAGCACCTGGCTGGAGGATCTAGTTCCAGTGGGCTTCCCAGAGGAATATGCCCGGGCTTGGCGAGAAAGGGCGAGGGAATCGCGGGTCGTGAAACTGGAGCCCGGATGCGGCAGGGTATCCAATCAGCTCGCCACTTTCGCGGATGGATCCAAAGCGTGTGTGCGCTACGGAATAAACGCGGATCAGGTGCAAGGTGAAACTTTGACCTATtaccttgcttgtttgttggggATCCCCAACGTGCCTCCTTTGGTACTCTCCCAGCTGAACACGTACAGTGAGCAATGGGGAGAGGTGAGGACACGCGTAAGTGCATTACAATGGAGCGAGCACACCGTCGTTTCTCTCACCGTGTGGCTCTCCAACCTGAGCGGGGTGGTCACACCTGCTCCGCTACGGCCGGAGAAAAGCGGGCTGCACCGCGAGCTCCGGAACAAGACTACGGAGGAGCTCGTGGAACTCGTGCAGTGGAGTGATTTGATCTTATTTGACTACATTTCAGCCAATTTTGACAGGCTGGTGAGCAATCTGTTCAGTTTGCAGTGGGATGCGCGAGTCATGGAGAGGGACACGAACAATCTCCTGAAGGCGCCCCGTGGTGACCTCGTCTTCATTGACAATGAGGCCGGGCTGGTGCACGGCTTCCGGGTGTTGAGCATGTGGGAGCAATATCATCAGACGGTTCTGAGCTCCGTTTGCGTGTTCAGGAAGAAGACCGCGCAGCGTGTGGCCGAGCTCCACCAACGCAGAGATGTCAGGAAAAGGCTCCTGGAGCTCTACAGAGAAAGTGAACCCTTGGCAGCCAAATTGGGCTTTCTCTCTGACGATCACGCAGCTATCCTCCAGGACAGGATAGACAGAGTATACAAGCAAATTTTGCGATGTAAGGAGAAGTACGGCAAACTATGA